Proteins encoded together in one Scytonema millei VB511283 window:
- a CDS encoding glycosyltransferase family 39 protein has translation MKHDLPLTRWQLLIIGILVIGIFFRFLYLDRKVYWYDEVFTSFRVFGYTEAEVIQQVSRHPVVSIEDLQRYQHDAGRNLLDTIKSLATEDFQHPPLYYAIAHFWVKWLGDSITAIRGLSALISVLVFPSIYWLCRELFPSPSVAWVSMALVAVSPFHVLMAQEARQYSLWTVVILLSSASVLRAIRLKSQLSWRLYAISLIVGLYTFLFTGLAAIAQGLYLFSLKTKLQFSKTSPAYFIAFITAIAAFIPWLIIVVSNFSAINSNVNKDEAIPLINLVKTWVFNLSYIFFDVWGQSSLESRFDLTHLIVLPFLVLTGYSLYFLDRTTTKQVSLFILLSIAVPTIPLILPDLILGGQRSLTMRYLIPTYLGIQIAVAYLLATKLSSSGVKQQKLWQLLALVLLTSGILSCLVSARTETWWTKGNSAENPQVAQIINGANRPFLMSDTKIGRIISLSYLLEPHVQFQLKPKCHTCQLDSTSNLSFDSEFSASYSDIFLYKPSDEMLDNFNQIQNYTPELVYEPARLWRLSQNKLTSLN, from the coding sequence ATGAAGCATGACTTACCATTGACTAGATGGCAATTGTTAATTATCGGCATTCTAGTTATCGGTATATTTTTTCGATTTCTCTATCTCGATCGCAAAGTTTATTGGTACGATGAAGTCTTCACTTCATTTCGTGTTTTTGGCTACACGGAAGCAGAAGTCATTCAACAAGTTTCTCGTCATCCGGTTGTGAGTATAGAAGATTTACAACGGTATCAGCATGACGCTGGTAGAAACTTATTAGACACGATAAAATCTTTGGCTACGGAAGATTTTCAGCATCCCCCGCTGTATTATGCGATCGCTCATTTTTGGGTAAAATGGTTGGGCGATTCAATTACTGCAATTAGAGGTTTATCGGCTCTGATTAGCGTGCTTGTTTTTCCTAGTATCTATTGGCTGTGTAGAGAATTATTTCCATCGCCTTCAGTTGCTTGGGTTTCTATGGCGTTAGTCGCAGTCTCGCCATTTCATGTTTTAATGGCTCAGGAAGCACGTCAGTATAGTTTGTGGACAGTGGTAATTTTACTATCAAGTGCGTCTGTGTTACGCGCTATTCGTCTCAAAAGTCAACTGAGTTGGAGACTATACGCAATTAGTCTCATTGTAGGATTATATACATTTTTATTTACTGGTTTAGCCGCGATCGCCCAGGGACTATATTTATTTAGCTTAAAGACAAAGTTGCAATTTAGCAAAACATCCCCTGCTTATTTTATCGCCTTTATCACCGCGATCGCAGCTTTTATCCCTTGGCTGATTATTGTTGTCAGCAATTTTTCTGCGATTAATAGTAATGTCAATAAGGATGAAGCAATACCCCTCATCAATCTAGTGAAAACCTGGGTTTTCAACTTAAGTTATATTTTTTTTGATGTTTGGGGACAGTCGAGTTTAGAATCTAGATTCGATCTAACACATCTTATCGTTTTACCATTCTTAGTTCTGACAGGGTACTCTCTTTATTTTCTAGATCGGACAACAACTAAGCAAGTTTCATTATTTATCCTGTTGTCGATCGCCGTACCAACTATACCCCTAATTTTACCAGATTTGATTTTAGGAGGACAGCGATCGCTGACGATGCGCTATCTCATTCCGACTTATTTAGGGATTCAAATTGCTGTTGCTTATTTGCTGGCTACTAAACTCTCGTCAAGTGGTGTCAAACAACAAAAACTTTGGCAGTTGCTAGCACTCGTACTATTAACTTCTGGTATTCTATCCTGTTTAGTCAGCGCTCGCACGGAAACTTGGTGGACGAAAGGTAATAGTGCTGAAAACCCTCAAGTTGCTCAAATAATAAATGGAGCAAATCGTCCATTTTTAATGAGCGATACTAAAATTGGCAGAATTATCTCTTTAAGCTATTTGCTAGAACCACACGTTCAATTTCAGCTCAAACCCAAATGCCATACTTGCCAACTCGATTCTACATCAAATCTATCCTTTGATTCCGAGTTTTCTGCTAGTTACAGCGACATATTTTTATACAAGCCTTCAGATGAAATGCTCGACAATTTTAATCAAATACAGAATTATACACCAGAACTTGTTTACGAACCCGCTCGTCTCTGGAGGTTGAGCCAAAATAAATTGACTTCCCTAAATTAG
- a CDS encoding WecB/TagA/CpsF family glycosyltransferase, whose translation MSAVVKPFSVMGLPVHLIDDYTAWLRSRIQQQLGTHVVTLNAEMSMQAEQNPALSNAIQQAELVIPDGAGVVLYLKLLFHQQVQRCPGIELAESLLQNTQARVFFYGGAPGVAAKAAEMWRQKVPDINIVGTQHGYISPEEAEQFQQSLSQLQPQVILVGLGVPRQELWIAQNRYLCPNATWIGVGGSFDIWAGTKSRAPAWLANNNLEWLYRLYQEPWRWRRMLALPQFAGKAIVYRLTH comes from the coding sequence ATGAGTGCGGTCGTGAAGCCTTTTTCGGTAATGGGTTTACCAGTCCATCTCATCGATGATTATACGGCTTGGTTGCGATCGCGCATCCAACAACAGCTCGGTACTCATGTCGTGACGCTTAACGCGGAAATGAGTATGCAAGCCGAACAGAACCCTGCTTTAAGCAACGCTATCCAGCAAGCAGAGTTGGTGATTCCCGATGGTGCGGGGGTAGTACTCTACCTAAAATTACTATTTCACCAGCAGGTACAGCGATGTCCTGGGATTGAATTAGCAGAGTCTCTATTGCAGAATACCCAGGCGCGGGTATTTTTCTATGGTGGTGCGCCTGGGGTAGCAGCCAAAGCCGCCGAGATGTGGCGACAGAAAGTCCCAGATATAAATATTGTTGGCACGCAGCACGGATACATTTCCCCAGAAGAGGCGGAACAATTTCAGCAAAGCCTCAGTCAACTCCAACCTCAAGTGATTTTGGTGGGTTTGGGAGTGCCGCGTCAAGAATTGTGGATTGCGCAAAATCGTTATTTGTGTCCTAATGCAACTTGGATTGGCGTTGGTGGTAGCTTTGATATTTGGGCAGGCACGAAATCAAGAGCGCCTGCATGGTTGGCAAATAATAATTTGGAATGGCTGTATCGTCTCTATCAGGAACCCTGGCGCTGGCGGCGGATGCTAGCTTTACCTCAGTTTGCAGGTAAGGCAATTGTTTATCGCTTAACTCATTGA
- the uvrA gene encoding excinuclease ABC subunit UvrA, giving the protein MNYRPDAKIEVTESANGHHADTSNPNSQNTIRIRGARQHNLKNISLELPRDRLIVFTGVSGSGKSSLAFDTIFAEGQRRYVESLSAYARQFLGQVDKPDVEAIEGLSPAISIDQKSTSHNPRSTVGTVTEIYDYLRLLYGRAGKPHCPICDRSIAPQTIDEMCDRVMELPDRTKFQILAPVVRGKKGTHKKLLSSLASEGFVRVRINGEVRELSDSIELDKNQAHNIEVVIDRLIKKPGMEERLTDSLTTCLRRSEGIAVIDLLDVEEGRGARSEERGGNILIHPTLQAKVAEGASAYQVEEKDRGREKELLFSENFACPEHGGVMEELSPRLFSFNSPYGACPHCHGLGSMQTFSPELVVPDPSQSVYAAIAPWSEKDNSYYLSLLYSLGKAFGFEIQTRWNQLTSEQQQTILYGSDQPVWIEERKDYRRYAGVIPILQRQFDEASSELIKQKLEQYVVQQPCPVCHGKRLKPEALAVRLGQYHILDLTSVSIRECHQRIGSITLSDRQMQIADLVLREIKARLQFLLDVGLDYLTLDRPAMTLSGGEAQRIRLATQIGSGLTGVLYVLDEPSIGLHQRDNGRLLQTLTRLRDLGNTLIVVEHDEETIRAADHLVDIGVGAGVHGGNIVAQGNLPALLAAPESLTGAYLSGRRVIQTPAQRREGNGRELVIKNAYRNNLKNIDVEIPLGKLVSITGVSGSGKSTLINELLYPALQHHLTRKVPFPKDLEEMKGLNAVDKAIVIDQSPIGRTPRSNPATYTGVFDAIREVFSQTIEAKARGYKPGQFSFNVKGGRCEACGGQGVNVIEMNFLPDVYVQCEICKGARYNRETLQVKYKDKSIADVLNMTVEEGVDFFQNIPKAYNKLQTLLDVGLGYMHLGQPATTLSGGEAQRVKLASELSRRATGKTLYLIDEPTTGLSFYDVHKLLDVLQRLVDKGNSIIVIEHNLDVIRCSDWVIDLGPEGGDKGGEIIAAGTPELVAKNPRSYTGQYLKQVLQQYPAVREVKNI; this is encoded by the coding sequence ATGAATTACCGTCCCGATGCAAAGATTGAAGTCACTGAATCCGCAAACGGGCATCATGCAGATACTTCCAACCCAAACAGCCAAAACACCATCCGCATTCGCGGCGCGAGACAGCATAATCTCAAAAATATTAGCTTAGAACTACCCCGCGATCGCCTGATCGTTTTTACAGGGGTTTCCGGTTCCGGTAAGTCTTCCCTCGCCTTCGATACCATCTTTGCAGAAGGACAACGGCGCTACGTGGAATCTCTCAGCGCCTATGCGAGACAATTTTTAGGACAAGTTGATAAGCCAGATGTAGAAGCAATTGAAGGCTTGAGTCCGGCGATTTCCATCGACCAAAAATCAACTTCTCACAACCCGCGTTCTACGGTAGGGACGGTAACGGAAATTTACGACTACCTGCGTCTATTATACGGACGAGCAGGTAAACCTCACTGCCCGATCTGCGATCGCTCGATTGCGCCGCAAACGATCGATGAAATGTGCGATCGCGTGATGGAATTACCAGACCGTACTAAGTTTCAAATTTTAGCACCTGTCGTGCGGGGTAAAAAAGGCACGCACAAAAAATTACTTTCTAGTCTAGCTTCGGAAGGATTCGTCCGCGTCCGCATTAATGGCGAAGTAAGAGAATTAAGCGATTCGATTGAATTGGATAAAAATCAAGCGCACAATATTGAAGTTGTCATTGACCGCTTGATTAAAAAGCCAGGGATGGAAGAGAGATTGACTGACTCCCTCACCACCTGCCTGCGGCGTTCGGAAGGGATTGCTGTTATCGATTTATTGGACGTGGAAGAGGGGCGAGGAGCGAGGAGCGAGGAGCGAGGGGGTAATATATTAATTCATCCCACTTTACAGGCAAAAGTGGCAGAAGGGGCGAGTGCCTACCAAGTCGAAGAGAAGGATAGGGGAAGAGAAAAAGAATTACTATTTTCCGAAAACTTCGCCTGTCCCGAACACGGCGGGGTGATGGAAGAGTTATCGCCGCGTCTATTTTCTTTCAACTCTCCGTATGGGGCTTGTCCTCACTGTCACGGCTTGGGGAGTATGCAAACTTTCTCACCTGAATTAGTCGTACCCGATCCGAGTCAATCGGTCTATGCGGCGATCGCCCCTTGGTCGGAAAAGGATAACTCATATTACCTTTCTTTACTCTACAGCTTAGGGAAAGCTTTTGGATTTGAAATTCAAACTCGTTGGAACCAGCTAACTTCAGAACAGCAGCAAACAATTTTATACGGTAGTGACCAACCCGTTTGGATTGAAGAACGTAAAGATTATCGGCGTTACGCTGGGGTTATCCCCATCCTCCAGCGCCAGTTTGACGAAGCAAGTTCTGAATTAATCAAACAAAAACTGGAACAGTATGTCGTGCAACAACCTTGTCCTGTATGTCATGGCAAGCGGTTGAAACCGGAAGCCTTAGCCGTGCGTTTGGGACAGTATCATATTCTCGATCTTACCAGCGTCTCAATTCGAGAATGCCATCAGAGAATTGGTAGTATTACACTGAGCGATCGCCAAATGCAAATTGCCGATTTGGTGTTGCGCGAAATCAAAGCCAGATTGCAATTTCTCCTCGATGTCGGTTTAGATTACCTTACCCTGGATCGTCCCGCCATGACGCTTTCAGGCGGAGAAGCCCAACGCATTCGCCTCGCTACCCAAATCGGTTCCGGTTTGACAGGAGTACTCTACGTCCTTGACGAACCCAGCATTGGCTTGCACCAACGGGATAACGGGCGCTTGCTGCAAACTTTAACCAGACTGCGAGACTTGGGCAATACATTAATTGTCGTCGAACACGACGAAGAAACGATCCGCGCCGCCGATCATTTAGTAGATATTGGCGTAGGGGCGGGAGTCCACGGCGGAAATATCGTCGCCCAAGGGAATTTACCAGCTTTACTCGCTGCACCAGAATCTTTAACTGGGGCATATTTATCGGGAAGACGAGTCATTCAAACTCCCGCCCAACGTCGGGAAGGAAACGGACGAGAGTTAGTGATTAAAAATGCCTACCGCAACAACCTGAAAAATATCGACGTAGAAATCCCTTTAGGAAAACTCGTTTCGATTACAGGGGTATCCGGTTCGGGCAAATCTACCTTAATTAACGAATTACTCTACCCAGCTTTACAACACCATCTGACGCGCAAAGTCCCCTTTCCTAAAGACTTAGAGGAAATGAAGGGCTTAAATGCAGTTGATAAAGCGATCGTGATCGATCAATCTCCCATCGGACGTACTCCCCGTTCTAACCCAGCTACGTATACGGGTGTATTCGATGCGATTCGAGAAGTATTTTCTCAAACTATTGAGGCAAAAGCTAGGGGTTATAAACCAGGGCAATTCTCCTTTAACGTCAAAGGAGGGCGCTGCGAAGCTTGTGGCGGACAAGGCGTAAACGTGATTGAAATGAATTTTCTCCCCGACGTTTACGTGCAATGCGAAATTTGTAAAGGGGCGCGATATAATCGCGAAACTCTCCAAGTCAAGTATAAAGATAAATCGATCGCCGATGTTTTAAATATGACTGTAGAAGAGGGCGTAGATTTCTTTCAAAACATTCCCAAAGCATATAACAAATTGCAAACTTTACTTGATGTTGGCTTAGGATATATGCACCTGGGACAACCTGCAACTACATTATCGGGGGGAGAGGCACAGCGAGTCAAACTTGCCTCAGAATTATCGCGTCGCGCCACTGGGAAAACTCTGTATTTAATTGACGAACCAACAACAGGTTTATCATTTTACGACGTGCATAAATTACTCGATGTCCTGCAAAGATTGGTAGACAAAGGGAATTCTATTATTGTCATCGAACACAACTTAGATGTAATTCGTTGTAGCGACTGGGTAATAGATTTAGGTCCAGAAGGAGGAGACAAGGGAGGAGAAATTATTGCTGCTGGAACTCCAGAATTAGTGGCAAAAAATCCTCGTTCTTACACGGGGCAATATTTAAAGCAGGTGTTGCAACAATATCCGGCGGTTAGGGAAGTCAAAAATATATAG
- a CDS encoding glycosyltransferase family 39 protein, with product MHGVSQVRKHYFSKKAIFSLFSPQKLPYTIIGFGILVRLVQYVFNRALWNDEAALALNIINRSYLELLQPLDYNQGAPIGFLMVEKLAVQIFGNNEYALRLFPLVSAIASLFIFYELAKKCLQSRLAAIVALTLFATVHIWLQFATETKQYSSDVAIAVILSFILIGIERQQIKLRQILKFGFIGAVAVWFSHPSVFVLAGIGTSYLFISLFQQKFSLSLKLLAIYSLWIVSFGLSYFISLRNIASNQSLFKSWAGRGTFPTSVWDFGWLFNAFIEFFHIPLGLPDIFLGIGILAFLFGCISFWFQNRAIFLTLLAPISVTFFAAYLQKYPFNGRLVIFLIPFFILFIAEGTIAIRQISRHQVLRKVSTLILILLLVPPIGTAAYLIFDPYTKQEIKPVLAYIRSHQQPGDTIYIYERAEYQFKYYAHWYGYQEGDYILGIDDLDRQDGQGISAAEWRRYTSDFDKLRGKQRVWILLSHLRRWEDEQERVLAYLDGIGKRVDTFGKEGSFVYLYDLS from the coding sequence ATGCACGGTGTATCTCAAGTGCGAAAACATTATTTTAGTAAAAAGGCTATTTTTTCTCTCTTTTCTCCTCAAAAACTGCCATATACAATTATTGGCTTTGGTATTTTGGTACGGCTAGTTCAATATGTATTTAATCGTGCTTTGTGGAATGATGAAGCTGCACTAGCGTTAAATATCATCAATCGCTCGTATTTAGAATTGCTACAACCTTTAGATTACAACCAAGGCGCACCAATTGGCTTTTTGATGGTAGAAAAACTAGCGGTGCAGATTTTTGGCAACAATGAATATGCTTTGAGGTTATTTCCTCTTGTCAGTGCGATCGCCAGTTTATTTATTTTTTACGAATTAGCTAAGAAATGTTTGCAGTCTCGTCTAGCTGCAATTGTTGCTCTCACTCTTTTTGCTACAGTACATATTTGGCTTCAGTTTGCTACAGAAACGAAACAATACTCTAGCGATGTGGCGATCGCAGTCATACTATCTTTTATTTTAATTGGCATAGAGCGACAGCAAATCAAACTAAGACAAATCTTAAAATTTGGCTTTATCGGCGCTGTTGCAGTTTGGTTTTCTCACCCATCTGTTTTTGTCTTAGCTGGGATAGGGACGAGCTATTTATTCATAAGTTTATTTCAACAGAAATTTTCATTGAGCTTAAAACTGTTAGCGATCTATTCTCTTTGGATAGTTAGTTTTGGTCTTTCATACTTTATTTCATTACGCAATATAGCTAGCAATCAATCTTTATTTAAATCTTGGGCGGGACGCGGTACATTTCCTACATCTGTTTGGGATTTCGGCTGGTTGTTTAATGCTTTTATAGAATTTTTTCACATTCCATTAGGACTTCCCGATATTTTTCTAGGAATTGGGATTCTGGCGTTCCTATTTGGCTGTATCTCCTTTTGGTTTCAAAACAGAGCAATTTTCCTGACATTGTTGGCTCCCATCTCAGTAACTTTCTTCGCAGCTTATTTACAGAAATATCCATTTAACGGTAGGCTGGTAATCTTTTTAATTCCTTTTTTTATTCTTTTCATTGCAGAAGGAACAATTGCAATTCGCCAGATCAGCCGTCATCAAGTTTTGAGAAAAGTCAGTACTCTGATTTTGATATTACTTCTCGTTCCTCCGATAGGAACTGCTGCTTATCTCATCTTCGATCCTTATACTAAACAAGAAATTAAACCCGTTCTGGCTTATATAAGAAGTCATCAGCAACCAGGAGATACTATTTATATATACGAACGCGCTGAATATCAATTTAAATATTATGCGCATTGGTATGGATATCAGGAAGGAGATTATATTTTAGGGATAGACGATCTCGATCGTCAAGATGGGCAAGGTATTTCAGCAGCAGAATGGCGGCGATATACCAGCGATTTTGATAAGTTACGCGGTAAGCAAAGGGTGTGGATCTTATTATCCCACTTACGGCGCTGGGAAGACGAGCAAGAAAGAGTTTTAGCTTATCTTGATGGGATCGGTAAACGGGTTGATACTTTTGGGAAGGAAGGTTCTTTTGTATATTTATACGATCTTAGTTAG
- a CDS encoding glycosyltransferase family 39 protein codes for MQTTIKQFKKLQPSKFTAFTLDRISFVIIGFGILVRLVQYLFNRSLWNDEAALALNIVNRSYAKLLQPLDYNQGAPLGFLMVEKLAVQLFGNNEYALRLFPLISSIASLFLFYHLAKKCLQKPAVPVALTLFAGLEYLLYFASEVKQYSTDVAVAILGAIIGVSLHQKKIEPSQVIIYAIGGAIAVWFSHPAIFVLAGVGIYHILAGWQQKKRNKLIIVLAVTSIWFLSFASLYFLSLRNLGESEYLLRSWTNKYAFPTSIFDINWSYLRYIKLFKDPLGFPEPWVIVPRLVCLAGFISLWYRRREILFILISPFIVTLLAGYLQKYPFHSRLVVFLTPFFILGIAEGSYFIWQKTCKNKFTAVIGILIISLLLAIPITNASHRLVQPQTKQEIKQVMSYLKSHQQSGDILYIYQRAEYQFKYYAAKYGYREDDYIMGIDDLDEYDGKGMSEQEWQRYQNDFDKLRGNKRVWVILSHITHVPKEQQRILAYLDSMGQKIDMFTVPGSFAYLYDFS; via the coding sequence ATGCAAACTACTATAAAACAATTTAAGAAACTTCAACCAAGCAAATTTACTGCATTCACTCTAGATAGAATCTCATTCGTCATTATCGGCTTTGGTATCCTAGTCAGGCTAGTTCAATATCTATTTAATCGTTCTTTATGGAATGACGAAGCCGCACTTGCTTTAAATATTGTCAATCGCTCTTATGCTAAGTTATTACAGCCTTTAGATTACAACCAAGGCGCGCCTCTTGGCTTTTTGATGGTGGAAAAACTAGCAGTGCAGTTATTCGGTAACAACGAGTATGCCTTAAGACTCTTTCCTTTAATTTCTAGTATTGCTTCACTATTTTTATTTTACCATCTAGCAAAAAAATGTTTGCAAAAACCAGCCGTTCCGGTTGCTTTAACTCTCTTTGCTGGTTTAGAGTATTTACTTTACTTTGCTTCCGAAGTGAAACAGTATTCGACTGACGTAGCCGTCGCCATACTTGGCGCTATAATTGGAGTCTCTTTGCATCAGAAAAAGATCGAGCCTTCTCAAGTCATAATATATGCAATAGGAGGTGCGATCGCAGTTTGGTTTTCACATCCAGCAATTTTTGTGTTAGCAGGTGTGGGAATATATCATATACTAGCTGGTTGGCAGCAAAAAAAACGTAATAAACTAATTATAGTATTGGCAGTAACTTCAATTTGGTTTTTGAGTTTTGCTAGTTTGTATTTTCTATCTTTGAGAAATCTAGGTGAAAGCGAATATTTATTGCGATCGTGGACAAATAAGTATGCTTTTCCTACCTCAATCTTTGATATTAACTGGTCGTACTTAAGATATATCAAATTGTTCAAAGATCCTTTAGGTTTTCCCGAACCTTGGGTTATTGTTCCTCGTTTAGTTTGTCTAGCTGGATTTATCTCCCTCTGGTATCGGAGAAGAGAAATCTTATTCATTCTAATTTCTCCTTTCATAGTGACGTTGCTTGCAGGATATCTGCAAAAATATCCTTTCCACAGTCGCTTAGTTGTCTTTTTAACTCCCTTTTTTATTTTAGGAATTGCCGAGGGAAGCTATTTCATTTGGCAGAAAACTTGTAAAAATAAATTTACTGCTGTTATCGGTATTTTAATTATTAGCTTACTACTTGCCATTCCTATAACCAATGCTAGCCATCGCCTAGTACAGCCACAAACGAAACAAGAAATTAAGCAAGTTATGAGTTATCTAAAATCTCATCAACAGTCAGGGGATATTCTATACATTTATCAAAGAGCTGAATATCAATTTAAATATTATGCGGCAAAATATGGCTACCGTGAGGATGATTACATTATGGGAATAGACGATCTCGATGAATATGACGGGAAGGGAATGTCAGAACAAGAATGGCAAAGATATCAAAACGATTTCGATAAATTGCGCGGTAATAAAAGGGTGTGGGTCATATTATCTCACATTACTCACGTTCCCAAAGAGCAGCAAAGAATTTTAGCTTATTTAGATAGTATGGGTCAAAAAATTGATATGTTTACAGTTCCAGGCTCGTTTGCGTACTTATATGATTTTTCTTAG
- a CDS encoding tetratricopeptide repeat protein, translating into MNKRRLNQKEVQGAASKERSPIQNPFQMQLQGLLKQQKYRQALEEIKKIRRTNPEIEFTPSEAEIWLLRGQQEFQKSDFKQAETFSRRALELGLSGEAHYWVSRCLLLQNRLDAALELIQNAFEQESLPKDYAICYLKLLLLKGDTATVEQLIDKQAKRFSAAQLHWAKGVLALKAQQPHAALTAFTKIKRPLTPGDVPDAWVAYTQQAVENWQAASSILGLQVSSMWGFPLGKPKFLQQPILQRLATLQQAKTGEPPLDPSVQSGDSESQEAVTALAILQMSDRGDYHEAAHALLNLGHRPIQLPQLKALRPTLLTLAGQQALMQGETDCTEIFWKPVLVEQGFNPQLAVNLIAAMDANESYREQQRLITQLLKWVEKDGKQNPQNWTGDRLNLTLANLHCRLADTWMAMGRSRAALGSLQQAERIYPTAPEVIGRKGLVAFTEDKYEEAVKLLSQALEQGCRYEEVYAMLLRCWEKLDNPQAQLEARRRFGKHFGDLNPEAEVEFAPWLDALYTQNYSFFQRLVQTEKKSDPPLRACQIFVAAVQSPPNSGGRVSLNQEQAKQQWDALLEEISDEQQIQTLQAIALSVQLFAKREKGIAALINPYVARLAELGSAYPEAREAHLIVLAVKETNPKKLEAPIRSYLDTTPQPGNALAQIQLHVCRFGWSRNLIPALEAALKREPQNPLLLLARATTYPITMPEYEELKQQGFEIARRLQDAKALQAFREEQAFVALRQTQAVLPDPDDFDDFDEDDMSDVVEAMIRKMFGQKIPKAELERMLPELKRQLLNTMPDFEDDEDDDFDFVPPFGFGKPKPPKRGFGR; encoded by the coding sequence GTGAACAAGCGTCGGCTTAATCAGAAAGAAGTACAAGGTGCAGCCAGCAAAGAGCGATCGCCCATTCAAAATCCCTTTCAAATGCAACTTCAAGGGTTGCTCAAGCAGCAAAAATATCGTCAGGCATTGGAAGAAATAAAAAAAATCCGACGGACAAATCCAGAAATTGAATTTACACCTTCAGAAGCCGAAATCTGGTTGCTACGAGGGCAGCAAGAATTTCAAAAAAGTGATTTCAAGCAAGCCGAAACATTCTCGCGACGGGCGTTAGAACTAGGGTTAAGTGGAGAGGCGCATTACTGGGTTAGCCGTTGTTTATTATTGCAAAACCGTCTGGACGCTGCGCTTGAGTTGATTCAGAATGCCTTCGAGCAAGAGAGTTTACCCAAAGATTATGCAATTTGTTATCTGAAACTGCTGTTGCTCAAGGGAGATACCGCCACAGTCGAGCAACTGATTGACAAACAAGCAAAACGATTTAGCGCCGCTCAACTCCACTGGGCGAAGGGAGTTTTAGCCCTGAAAGCACAGCAGCCTCATGCTGCCCTGACCGCATTTACCAAAATTAAGCGTCCGCTGACACCTGGAGACGTTCCCGATGCTTGGGTTGCCTACACTCAGCAGGCTGTGGAAAATTGGCAGGCAGCGAGTTCTATTCTAGGATTGCAGGTTTCCTCTATGTGGGGATTTCCTTTAGGCAAACCAAAATTTTTGCAGCAGCCGATTTTGCAAAGATTAGCAACTCTCCAGCAAGCGAAGACGGGGGAACCGCCCCTAGATCCGTCCGTGCAATCGGGAGATTCGGAATCTCAGGAAGCAGTGACGGCACTAGCAATTTTACAAATGAGCGATCGCGGCGACTACCATGAGGCTGCTCATGCACTCCTCAATCTCGGGCATCGCCCGATTCAACTGCCCCAACTGAAAGCTCTCCGCCCCACCCTGTTGACGCTAGCAGGGCAACAAGCATTGATGCAAGGGGAAACGGATTGTACGGAAATTTTCTGGAAACCAGTGTTGGTAGAACAAGGCTTTAATCCTCAACTGGCAGTGAATCTGATTGCAGCGATGGATGCAAACGAATCGTATCGCGAGCAGCAACGCCTAATTACCCAATTGTTGAAATGGGTGGAAAAGGATGGAAAGCAAAACCCGCAAAATTGGACTGGCGATCGCCTAAATTTAACCCTAGCAAACTTGCACTGTCGGTTGGCAGATACCTGGATGGCGATGGGGCGCTCTCGCGCGGCACTGGGTTCCCTCCAACAGGCAGAACGCATTTATCCCACGGCTCCAGAAGTCATTGGGCGTAAAGGGCTGGTGGCATTTACGGAGGACAAATACGAGGAAGCAGTCAAACTCCTCTCGCAAGCATTGGAGCAAGGCTGTCGGTATGAGGAGGTTTATGCCATGCTGCTGCGCTGCTGGGAGAAACTCGACAACCCGCAGGCGCAACTAGAAGCCCGTCGTCGTTTTGGCAAGCACTTTGGCGATCTCAACCCAGAAGCAGAGGTGGAGTTTGCGCCCTGGCTCGATGCTTTATACACTCAAAACTATAGTTTTTTTCAGCGTCTCGTCCAAACAGAAAAGAAATCCGATCCTCCCTTGCGTGCCTGCCAGATTTTTGTCGCAGCCGTGCAAAGTCCACCCAACTCAGGCGGACGAGTTTCCCTGAACCAGGAACAAGCAAAGCAGCAGTGGGATGCACTACTAGAGGAAATATCTGACGAGCAGCAGATTCAAACCTTACAGGCGATCGCTCTATCGGTTCAACTGTTTGCCAAGCGAGAAAAGGGGATCGCGGCACTAATTAATCCATATGTTGCCAGACTTGCCGAGCTTGGCAGCGCATATCCCGAAGCTAGAGAAGCCCATTTAATCGTTCTCGCAGTTAAAGAAACCAATCCTAAAAAATTGGAAGCTCCCATCCGCTCTTATCTCGACACTACGCCCCAACCAGGCAACGCTCTAGCACAAATCCAGCTTCACGTATGCCGTTTTGGTTGGTCGAGAAACCTAATTCCGGCGCTCGAAGCAGCCCTGAAGCGAGAACCGCAAAATCCTCTCCTATTGTTGGCAAGAGCTACCACATATCCCATCACCATGCCTGAGTACGAGGAGCTAAAGCAACAGGGTTTTGAAATTGCCCGTCGGCTTCAAGATGCCAAAGCCCTGCAAGCTTTTCGTGAAGAACAGGCATTCGTTGCCTTGCGACAGACGCAGGCAGTCCTACCCGATCCAGATGACTTCGATGACTTTGATGAAGATGACATGTCGGATGTTGTAGAAGCAATGATTCGGAAAATGTTCGGGCAGAAAATTCCGAAAGCAGAGCTAGAGCGAATGCTGCCCGAATTAAAACGCCAATTACTGAATACTATGCCCGATTTTGAGGATGATGAGGATGATGATTTTGATTTCGTTCCTCCCTTTGGTTTCGGGAAACCCAAACCACCCAAACGCGGCTTCGGTCGGTAA